Genomic window (Streptomyces yatensis):
GGTCCTGGCCCTGATCGCGGGGGCCGTCGTCGGCCTGGCGCTGGGCGCCCTCGGCGGGGGCGGCAGCGTCCTGGCCGTCCCGGCCCTGATCTACCTGCTCGGCTTCAGCCCCGCGGCGGCCACCACCGCAAGCCTGCTCATCGTGACCGCCACCTCACTGACGGCCCTGTACGCCCACGCCCGCGCCGGCCACCTGCGCTGGCGGGCCGGAACAGCGTTCGCCGCCGCCGGCATCCTGCCCGCCGCACTGGCCGGCGCCGCGGCCGCCCGCCTGCCTCAGCCAGTTCTCACCCTCGCGTTCGCCGTCATCGCCGCCCTGGCCGCGACCCGCATGCTTCGACCGGCCCCCACAGGAGCAGACAGCACCACCGGCAGAGCGGATGGCACCAGCCGGCGGACGCGCCCGGCGAAAGCGGCGGGAGCAGGCGCCGGGCTGGGCGCCCTGACCGGGCTCCTGGGGGTGGGCGGAGGCTTCCTCGCCGTCCCCGCCCTGGTCACCGTCCTGTCCTTCGAGATGCAGGCCGCCGTCGGCACCAGCCTGCTGGTCATCACGGTGAACTCGCTGGCCTCCCTGGCCACCCGCTCCGGCGCCGCCACCACCCTCGACTGGGCGGTCATCGGCCCCTTCACCGCGGCCGCGGTCCTGGGTGCCTGGGACGGCAAACGGCTCGCGGCCAACGTCTCCGGCCCCCGCCTCCAGCAGGTCTTCGCGTGCCTGCTGCTGGCCGTGGCCGCCCTCATGCTCATCGACGCACTGACATGACCCAACTCTCACGCCAGGGACAGGAACAGCTTCTCCCACCTCGCGCGCATCTGCTCCCGGTCCCCGGCCGCCTGCCCACCCTCGGCCACACAGTGCCGCACACCGGTGGCGATGATCGCGAACCCGGCCCGGTCCAGCGCCCGGGAGACCGCCGCCAGTTGCGTGATCACCTCCTCGCCGGTCCCGGCCGTCCTCGATCACCTTGCTGATCCCCGCGATCCGCACCTGCGCCCGCCGCAGCCGGTTGAGGGGACCACCCCCGCCGCGGTTCAGATCCAGGCGCCCGGGTCCCGCGGCTCGCACGGTCATCGCTCCGCCGCATGCCGCGCGTCCCTACGGGACCGGGCCGGGGTCCCCGCCCGGCGCGGAGCGCATACCCAGTACCGTGCCGGAACGTACTGGACCGTAACCGGAGGAGAACGCATGCGGATCGACGGCACGACCGTCCTGCTCACCGGGGCCACGGGCGGCATCGGGCAGACCCTGGCCCACGCGCTCGCGGCCAAGGGTGCCAAGCTGCTGCTCACCGGGCGCCGTGAGGAGGTGCTGCGGCCGCTGGCCGAGCGGCTGGGCGGCCGGGTGATCGTCGCCGATCTGGCCGAACGGTCCGATCTGGAGCGCCTGGTCGAGGAGGCGGCGGAGGCCCGGATCCTCATCGCCAACGCCGCGCTGCCCTCCAGCGGCCCGGTCCTGGACTACCGGCCCGAGGAGCTGGACCGCGCCCTCGACGTCAATCTCCGCGCACCGATGCTGCTGTCGCGACTGATGGCACCGCGCATGATGGAGTCGGGATCCGGTCAGCTGGTGATGATCGGCTCGCTGTCGGGCCGTACCGCCTCGCCCGGCGCCGCGCTCTACAACGCGGCCAAGTTCGGGCTGCGCGGCTTCACCCTCGGGCTGCGGCAGGACCTGCATGGCACGGGGGTGGGGGTTTCGCTGGTACAGCCCGGATTCGTGGGTGACGCCGGGATGTTCGCCGACGCGGGCACGTCCCTCCCCACCGGGGTCCGCACGATCTCCAGCCGCCGGGTGGCGGCCGCGACCATCCGGGCCATCGAGCGGAACCGGGCCGAGGTAAACGTGGCCCCGCTGGAGCTGCGTCTGGGCAGCGCCCTCGGCGGGCTGTTCCCGACCCTCGCCGAGCGGGCCCAGCGGAGTGCGGGCGCCGGGGAGACGTCCCGTCAGCTCGCCGACGGACAGCGCGGCAAGCGCTGAGCGGACCTGCTGACGTCGGCTGCGGTTCGGCAGCGGCGCCAAGGGGCGCGGCGCTGTGCCGATATGCGGCTCCGCCGCGGCTGTGTCGATATGCGGCTCCGCCGCGTGGGACCAGCCACGACAGCGCCGCGGACGAACGACGGCACATCACGGCCCATCCCACGGAGCGCTAAGCGCCACGGCCTGATGCGCGGGCGGTGTCAATGACCGTCCGCGCACGGGTCATTGACACCGACCGGCCCCCATGCCAAAGTTTCGCGACCCTGGTCGGACAACGTTGTCAAGCGGAGGTGCGTCCCATGCGGTCGCTGATCGGTGGAATCCGTGCGCGCATAGCGGGCACGGTCGCGGGGGTGATGACGGCGGCGCTGCTGGGCGGCGGTCTTCTGGGGCCGCCGGGCGCGGCGGCCGCCTCCGCGGCCGGGGACCCTCCGGCCGACCCCACCTCGCTGGTCCACCCCTTCGTGGGCACCGAGAACTTCGGCAACACCTTCCCCGGGGCGAGCGCCCCGTTCGGCATGGTCCAGGTCAGCCCGGACACCGGCGGTCAGGGCGGCTACGACTACGACCAGAACGCCATCCACGGCTTCAGCCAGACCCATCTGTCCGGCGTCGGCTGCGGGGTGGCGGGCGAGCTGCCCATCATGCCGACGACCGGCGCGGTCACCGACGTCGACCCGGAGCACTACCGCTCCACCTACAGCCATGACGACGAGGAGGCCACCCCGGGCTACTACCGGGTGGGCCTGAAGACCTACGGCATCGACGCCGAGCTGACCGCGACCCGGCGCACCGGCTGGCAGCGGTACACCTTCCCGGCAACCGGCGCGGCCAATGTGCTGTTCAACACCGCCAAGGCCAATCAGAACGTCTTCGGTTCCGAGATCCGCGTGGTCGGGGACCGGACCGTCGAGGGCCGGGTGGAGGCCGGGAACTTCTGCGCCGGAAAGGACCGGCACACCGTCTACTTCACCGCCACCTTCGACCGCCCCTTCGCCTCCTACGGCACCTGGCGCGGTACGACCCCCTCCCCCGGCTCACGCGAGGCGGCCGGCGAGGGCGGCAACGGCGCCTGGGCCACCTTCGACGCGAGCCAGGACCGGGACGTGGTGGTCAAGGTCGGGCTGTCGTACACCGGACCGGAAGGCGCCCGGAAGAACCTCGCCACCGAGACCGGTGACTCCTACGACTTCGACGCCACCCGCGCCGCGCTGCACGACACCTGGCGCGAGAAGCTCGACGCGATCCGGGTCGGCGGCGGCACCGAGGAGCGGCAGCGCGCCTTCTACACCGCGCTGTACCACGCCCAGCTGCACCCCAATGTGGCGGGCGACGTGGACGGCCGCTACACCGGTTTCGACGGCGCGGTCCACACCGCCTCCGGCTACACGCCGTACCAGAACTTCTCGCTGTGGGACACCTACCGGCCGCAGAACCAGCTGCTGGAGCTGCTGGAGCCGGGGGTGGCCCGCGATGTCGCGCTGTCGGTCGTCGCCATCGGCCGGGACGGCGGCTGGCTGCCGCGCTGGGCGCTGGCCAACAGCGAGACCAACATCATGACGGGCGACCCGGTGACCCCGTTCCTCGTCGAGGCGTGGTCCAAGGGGCTGCTGGCCGGGCACGAGAACGAGGCGTACGCGCTGCTGAAGAAGAACGCGACCAGCACCCCGCCCGCCGACTCGCCCTACAACGGCCGCTCCGGAGTGGACTATTACCGCAAGCTGGGCTACGTCCCCTCGGGTCTGAAGCTCGGCACCGACTGTGCCGACAAGGGCGGTGACAACGACTGCGTCCACCCCGCCTCGGCCACCCTGGAGTACTCCGCCGCGGACGCCGCGCTCGCCCTGATGGCGCGCGGCCTCGGACACCGCGCCGACGCCCGGATGTTCGCCGAGCGCGGCCAGACCTTCCGCACGCTGTGGGACCCGTCGATCGGGCACTTCCGGCCGCGCACGGCCGACGGCGCGTGGGTGACCCCGTACGACCCGGTGGAGGCGGGCAAGCAGTTCCACGAGGGCGGCGCCTACCAGTACCAGTGGCTGGTGCCGCAGGACCCGGCGGGTCTGGTGGAGCTGATGGGCGGCAGGCGGGCGGCCGAGAAGCGGCTGGACGACTTCTTCGCCTACGACAAGCTGCTCACCGACCCGGCGGGCACGGCCCGTAAGGACTGGATCTCCGCCCCGTACGACTACTACGGCAAGCCCACCTACAACCCCAACAACGAGCCCGATCTGCACGCCCCGTACATGTATCTGTGGGCGGGCGCGCCCGCGAAGGCGGCGACCGCGGTGCGGGCGGCGATGACCCTGTTCACCACCGGGCCGGACGGGATGACCGGCAATGACGACCTCGGCACGATGTCGGCCTGGTACGTCTTCTCCTCGCTGGGCCTGTATCCGACGATGAGCGGCGGGGACTTCCTCGCCCTGTCCAGCCCGCAGTTCGCCTCGGCCGTGGTCCGCATCGGGCGGTACGGCACCCGGCAGGGCGGCACGCTGACGGTCACCGCCCCGGGCGCGAGCGACACCAAGCGGTACGTGCGCAGCGTCTCGCTGAACGGCCGTGACGTGGCGCGGACCTGGCTGGACTGGGGCCAGGTCGCCCACGGCGGGAAGCTGGCCCACCGGCTGTCCACGGAGCCGTCGTCCTGGGGCACCGGCCCGGACGCGGAGCCGCCGTCGGTGGGCGCCACCCGCAAGGGCTGATACCGGCCGGTTGTGGTGTAGGTTCTAGGGCCCGCCTGGACACACGGGCCCGGGGGTGCGGTCGAGCGAGGGAGCGGGTGTCCATGCGTGCTGTGGTGTTCGACGACTTCGGGCGCCGGCCCGAGGTCCGGAGCGTCGAGGACCCCGCTCCCTCCCCGCGCGGCGTGGTGATCCGCGTCGAGGCGACCGGGCTGTGCCGCAGCGACTGGCACGGCTGGATGGGGCACGACCCGGACATCCGGCTGCCGCATGTCCCCGGCCATGAGCTGGCGGGAGTGATAGAGGAGATCGGCCCCGACGTCCTCAACTGGCGCCCGGGGCAGCGGGCCACCGTGCCGTTCGTATGCGCCTGCGGGCGCTGCGCCGCCTGCGCGGAAGGCGCCCAGCAGGTGTGCGAGCGGCAGACGCAGCCGGGGTTCACCCACTGGGGCTCGTTCGCCGAATATGTCGCGATCGAGAACGCCGATGTGAATCTGGTCGGGATACGCAACGAGCTGTCGTTCACCACGGCCGCCGGTCTGGGCTGCCGCTTCGCCACCGCCTTCCGCGCCGTCGTGGCCCAGGGTCAGGTCGCCCCGGGCGAGTGGGTCGCGGTGCACGGCTGCGGCGGGGTGGGGCTGTCCGCGGTGATGATCGCCGCCGCGGCGGGGGCCCGGGTGGTGGCGGTGGACATCTCACCGGAAGCGCTCGCCCTCGCGGCCCGGTTCGGCGCGGCGGTGTGCGTGGACGTGGCGTCCACGCTGGGCTCGGTGGCGGAGGCCGTCGCGGACGCCACGGGCGGCGGCGCGCATGTCTCACTGGACGCGCTGGGCTCGCCGCGGACCTGCGCGGCGTCCATCAAGAGCCTGCGCCGCCACGGCCGCCATGTCCAGGTCGGGCTGCTGCCACCGGCCGCCGGGACCCCGATGATCCCGATGGACCGGGTCATCGCACAGGAGCTGCGCCTGCTGGGCAGCCACGGCATGGCCGCCCACGCCTACGGCCCGATGATGGAGATGGTCGAGGCCGGTTCGCTGCGGCCGGATCTGCTGGTCACCGATGTCATCGGGCTGGACGCGGTCCCGGAGGCGCTGTCCACGATGGCGTCCGGCGGGAGGGGCGGGGTCACCGTCATCGAACCGCACCGCCCGCCCTCGGCCGGGAGCTGACGGGCTGCCCTGGCGGGAGCTGACGGGCCGCCACGCCGGGGCCGTCAGCCGGGCCGTCGCGGCGAGACCGCACTGGCCGGAGCGGGGCCGCCCGCACCGTAGCCGCCTCGCCGGGGCCTCCTGGCCGAGTCGCCTCACCGGGCCGCCCTCGCCGTAGCCGTCCCGGCCAGGGCCGCCGCCACGAGCGTCAGAGCGGCACGGCGCCCGTCGCGAGGGCGGCGGCGGTCATCACGAGCGTGGTGCCGAAGGCCCAGCGGAAGAGGAAGCGCTGGTGCTCCCCGAGCTGGACGCCGCTCATGCTCAGGAGGATGAAGGTCGCGGCGGTGAGCGGGCTCAGCGGGAAGCCGGTGGTCATCTGGCCGAGGACGGCGGCGCGGGCGATCTCGGCGTGGTCGGTGCCGAAGGCGTCGGCGGTCCCGGCGAGCACCGGCAGCACGCCGAAGTAGTAGGCGTCCGGGGTGAGGACGAGGCTCAGCGGCATGCTGGTGACGGCCACGAGCACCGGCAGATGCCCGCCGAGCCCGTCGGGGATGATGTCGACCAGCGCCTCGGCCATCTTCCCGATCATGCCCGTGCCACCGAGGATGCCGGTGAACACCCCGGCCGCGAAGATCATCGTGATGACGAGCACCACGCTCTTGCCGTGCTTCTCCAGCAGCTCCTGCTGGTCCTCCCAGCGGGGGTGGTTGACCAGCAGCGCGAGGACGAAGGCGAAGACGAAGAGCACGGGCAGCGGCATGGCCTCCAGCACCAGGCAGACCAGCAGTGCCACGGTGAGCAGCAGGTTGAAGGCGGTCAGCGCGAGGCCGGGGCGGGCGACGACCCGGGGTGTGCCGGGGCCGTCCCCGACCGCCACCTCGGCCCGCGGGGCGGGCTCGAGGGCTTCGAGCCGCCGCCGCTCACGGCGTCCGATGAGATAGGCGGCGAGGAGCACCCAGGCGATTCCGGCGGCGAGGGCGGGCAGCAGCGGCATGATGATGTCGGACGTGTCGATCTTCAGGGCCGCGGCGGCGCGGGCCGTCGGCCCGCCCCACGGAATCATGTTCATCACGCCCGCGCCGAGGCCGACCACCCCGGCGAGCACCAGCCGGCTCATTCCGAGCCGCTGATAGACGGGGAGCATCGCGGAGATGCTGATGAGGAAGGTCGAGGCGCCGTCGCCGTCGAGCCCGACGCACACGGTCAGCACGGCGGTGCCGACCGTGATCCGTACCGGGTCGTTCTTGGCGGCGCGCAGAATGGCTCGGATCAGCGGTTCGAAGAGGCCCGCGTCGATCATCAGGCTGAAGTAGAGCACCGCGAAGGCGATCATGATGCCGGTCGGGGCGACCTTGGACAGCCCGTCGAGCGCCATCGGGCCCAGATCGTCGCCGTAGCCGCCGATGACCGCGGTGACCACGGGCGTGAGGACGAGAGCGACCAGCACCGAGACCCGTTTGAACATGGTCAGCAGCAGGAAGCCGCCGATCGTGCAGAATCCCAGTGCTGCCAGCATGGCCGCTCGCTTCCTCGTCCGGTCGGGTGCTGCCGAAGAGTGTCCGAGCGGGGATAGATCCGCGTCCAGCATTGAACACAGATCTATCCATGCGATCTGCGCAACAGTTCCGCCGCGCGGCCACCGCGCCTACGCTCACGGAGCATGGACGTCACCCTGCGCCAGCTGACCGCGTACGCGGCG
Coding sequences:
- a CDS encoding sulfite exporter TauE/SafE family protein, which translates into the protein MSALVLALIAGAVVGLALGALGGGGSVLAVPALIYLLGFSPAAATTASLLIVTATSLTALYAHARAGHLRWRAGTAFAAAGILPAALAGAAAARLPQPVLTLAFAVIAALAATRMLRPAPTGADSTTGRADGTSRRTRPAKAAGAGAGLGALTGLLGVGGGFLAVPALVTVLSFEMQAAVGTSLLVITVNSLASLATRSGAATTLDWAVIGPFTAAAVLGAWDGKRLAANVSGPRLQQVFACLLLAVAALMLIDALT
- a CDS encoding SDR family NAD(P)-dependent oxidoreductase; its protein translation is MRIDGTTVLLTGATGGIGQTLAHALAAKGAKLLLTGRREEVLRPLAERLGGRVIVADLAERSDLERLVEEAAEARILIANAALPSSGPVLDYRPEELDRALDVNLRAPMLLSRLMAPRMMESGSGQLVMIGSLSGRTASPGAALYNAAKFGLRGFTLGLRQDLHGTGVGVSLVQPGFVGDAGMFADAGTSLPTGVRTISSRRVAAATIRAIERNRAEVNVAPLELRLGSALGGLFPTLAERAQRSAGAGETSRQLADGQRGKR
- a CDS encoding GH92 family glycosyl hydrolase, encoding MRSLIGGIRARIAGTVAGVMTAALLGGGLLGPPGAAAASAAGDPPADPTSLVHPFVGTENFGNTFPGASAPFGMVQVSPDTGGQGGYDYDQNAIHGFSQTHLSGVGCGVAGELPIMPTTGAVTDVDPEHYRSTYSHDDEEATPGYYRVGLKTYGIDAELTATRRTGWQRYTFPATGAANVLFNTAKANQNVFGSEIRVVGDRTVEGRVEAGNFCAGKDRHTVYFTATFDRPFASYGTWRGTTPSPGSREAAGEGGNGAWATFDASQDRDVVVKVGLSYTGPEGARKNLATETGDSYDFDATRAALHDTWREKLDAIRVGGGTEERQRAFYTALYHAQLHPNVAGDVDGRYTGFDGAVHTASGYTPYQNFSLWDTYRPQNQLLELLEPGVARDVALSVVAIGRDGGWLPRWALANSETNIMTGDPVTPFLVEAWSKGLLAGHENEAYALLKKNATSTPPADSPYNGRSGVDYYRKLGYVPSGLKLGTDCADKGGDNDCVHPASATLEYSAADAALALMARGLGHRADARMFAERGQTFRTLWDPSIGHFRPRTADGAWVTPYDPVEAGKQFHEGGAYQYQWLVPQDPAGLVELMGGRRAAEKRLDDFFAYDKLLTDPAGTARKDWISAPYDYYGKPTYNPNNEPDLHAPYMYLWAGAPAKAATAVRAAMTLFTTGPDGMTGNDDLGTMSAWYVFSSLGLYPTMSGGDFLALSSPQFASAVVRIGRYGTRQGGTLTVTAPGASDTKRYVRSVSLNGRDVARTWLDWGQVAHGGKLAHRLSTEPSSWGTGPDAEPPSVGATRKG
- a CDS encoding zinc-dependent alcohol dehydrogenase family protein, whose amino-acid sequence is MRAVVFDDFGRRPEVRSVEDPAPSPRGVVIRVEATGLCRSDWHGWMGHDPDIRLPHVPGHELAGVIEEIGPDVLNWRPGQRATVPFVCACGRCAACAEGAQQVCERQTQPGFTHWGSFAEYVAIENADVNLVGIRNELSFTTAAGLGCRFATAFRAVVAQGQVAPGEWVAVHGCGGVGLSAVMIAAAAGARVVAVDISPEALALAARFGAAVCVDVASTLGSVAEAVADATGGGAHVSLDALGSPRTCAASIKSLRRHGRHVQVGLLPPAAGTPMIPMDRVIAQELRLLGSHGMAAHAYGPMMEMVEAGSLRPDLLVTDVIGLDAVPEALSTMASGGRGGVTVIEPHRPPSAGS
- a CDS encoding CitMHS family transporter, whose translation is MLAALGFCTIGGFLLLTMFKRVSVLVALVLTPVVTAVIGGYGDDLGPMALDGLSKVAPTGIMIAFAVLYFSLMIDAGLFEPLIRAILRAAKNDPVRITVGTAVLTVCVGLDGDGASTFLISISAMLPVYQRLGMSRLVLAGVVGLGAGVMNMIPWGGPTARAAAALKIDTSDIIMPLLPALAAGIAWVLLAAYLIGRRERRRLEALEPAPRAEVAVGDGPGTPRVVARPGLALTAFNLLLTVALLVCLVLEAMPLPVLFVFAFVLALLVNHPRWEDQQELLEKHGKSVVLVITMIFAAGVFTGILGGTGMIGKMAEALVDIIPDGLGGHLPVLVAVTSMPLSLVLTPDAYYFGVLPVLAGTADAFGTDHAEIARAAVLGQMTTGFPLSPLTAATFILLSMSGVQLGEHQRFLFRWAFGTTLVMTAAALATGAVPL